One segment of Takifugu rubripes chromosome 5, fTakRub1.2, whole genome shotgun sequence DNA contains the following:
- the LOC101067317 gene encoding luc7-like protein 3 → MLSAAQLLDELMGRDRNLAPNEKRSNVRWDDESVCRYYLCGFCPAELFTNTRSDLGPCEKIHDENLRTVYEKSSRFMKEGYERDFLRYLQSLLAEVERRIRRGHARLALSQAQQNAGTPGPSGKNEEKANVLTEKIEDLVVQIEELGSEGRVEEAQGMMKLVEQLKEERELLSSTPSTIESFAAQEKQMEVCEVCGAFLIVGDAQSRVDDHLMGKQHMGYAKIKSTVEELKEKLRRRSEDRQGENPVVRKDREDREREREEREKKRKEEEEKEKEKEREKEREKERERERERERDRERDREKERRGRRSHSNSRHSSRTSDRKRSRSRDRRRSRSRDKDRERERRRSRSKDRERRRSRERSDRKRHSRSRERRRSRSSERKSHRHRSRDRDRERDRNQDRDRERDRERSSKDKDRKMTEERSSSKKDKHSGGDAAPIKASSEAEPMETETAAAAPASSPLLNGQQELLHSEGDTQSN, encoded by the exons ATGCTTTCGGCGGCGCAGCTACTCGATGAGTTAATGGGCCGAGACAGAAATTTGGCACCTAACGAGAAGCGGTCTAACGTGCGTTGGGATGACGAGAGC GTGTGCCGGTACTACCTGTGTGGCTTCTGTCCTGCTGAACTGTTCACAAACACCCGCTCCGACCTGG GCCCCTGTGAGAAAATCCACGACGAGAATCTTAGGACTGT GTATGAGAAGAGTTCCCGGTTCATGAAGGAGGGCTACGAGCGAGACTTCCTGCGCTATCTTCAGTCTCTTCTGGCAGAGGTGGAACGGCGAATTCGCAGAGGACATGCCCGGCTAGCGCTTTCCCAGGCGCAGCAGAATGCAGGG ACTCCTGGCCCATCTGGTAAGAATGAGGAGAAGGCCAACGTTCTAACAGAGAAGATCGAAGACCTGGTTGTCCAG ATTGAGGAACTGGGTTCAGAGGGCCGTGTGGAGGAAGCCCAGGGAATGATGAaactggtggagcagctgaaggaagagagggagctgCTCAGCTCGACTCCCTCA ACAATTGAGAGCTTTGCTGCTCAGGAGAAACAGATGGAAGTGTGCGAGGTGTGTGGGGCCTTTCTCATTGTCGGCGACGCGCAGTCTCGTGTGGACGACCACCTGATGGGCAAACAACACATGGGTTACGCCAAGATCAAGTCCACTGTGGAGGAGCTCAAG GAGAAACTGCGACGGCGCTCGGAAGACCGACAAGGAGAAAACCCAGTTGTTCGGAAGGACAGGGAAGACCGGGAGCGTGAACGGGAGGAGCGGGAGAAAAAgcgcaaagaggaggaggagaaggagaaggaaaaggagcgAGAGAAAGAACGCGAGAAGGAGCGCGAGCGGGAacgcgagagagagagagacagggaacgGGACCGAGAAAAGGAACGCAGGGGGCGCCGGAGCCACTCAAACAGCCGCCACTCCAGTCGGACCTCGGACAGGAAAAGGAGCCGATCTCGTGATCGTCGGAGATCCAGaagcagagacaaagacagagagagggagcgcaGGCGCAGCAG GAGcaaggacagggagaggaggcgcAGCAGGGAGCGTTCTGACAGAAAACGCCACTCCCGCAGCCGCGAGCGGAGGAGGTCTCGCAGCTCGGAGCGCAAATCTCACCGCCACCGCAGccgggacagggacagggagagggatcGGAAtcaggacagagacagggaaagagacagagagcggTCATCAAAAGACAAAG ACCGAAAGATGAcggaagagaggagcagctctAAGAAAGACAAGCACTCTGGCGGCGACGCAGCGCCCATCAAGGCTTCCTCCGAAGCGGAACCAATGGAGACGGAGACAGCGGCCGCTGCTCCCGCCTCCTCCCCGCTGCTTAACGGCCAGCAAGAGCTCCTCCATTCTGAAGGTGACACTCAGTCCAATTAA